From Watersipora subatra chromosome 2, tzWatSuba1.1, whole genome shotgun sequence, one genomic window encodes:
- the LOC137387585 gene encoding eukaryotic translation initiation factor 4E-like codes for MSVTDSTEVDVTEDHSAEISEVKAPLAVKHPLQNTWALWYFKNDRSKDWSENLKIVAKFQFVEDFWALYNHIQPASRLANGCDYSLFKDGIKPEWEDPRNCKGGRWLISLNKGQRATELDHSWMEILLCLIGEAFEDNSDEICGATVNIRPKVDKLSLWTANAGKKDATCAIGKKLKERLGVPNHIVVGYEVHEDTKSRKGSMAKNRYTV; via the exons ATGTCAGTAACTGATTCTACAGAAGTTGATGTAACTGAAGATCATAGCGCAGAAATCTCAGAAGTGAAGGCTCCTCTAGCAGTAAAGCACCCTCTACAGAACACTTGGGCGCTCTGGTACTTCAAAAATGATCGAAGCAAAGATTGgagtgaaaatttaaaaatagttgcaAAGTTTCAATTCGTAGAAGACTTTTGGGC GCTATATAACCACATACAGCCAGCTAGCAGGCTTGCTAATGGTTGCGATTATTCATTATTCAAA GATGGAATTAAACCGGAGTGGGAGGACCCGAGGAACTGTAAAGGCGGTCGATGGCTCATCAGTCTCAACAAAGGTCAGAGGGCAACCGAGCTGGACCATTCCTGGATGGAGATT CTGCTCTGTCTAATTGGAGAGGCTTTTGAAGACAACTCGGACGAGATTTGTGGTGCTACTGTTAATATTAGACCTAAGGTAGACAAGCTCTCATTATGGACAGCCAATGCGGGAAAGAAAGACGCCACTTGCGCTATAGG GAAAAAATTAAAAGAGAGACTCGGAGTACCTAATCATATTGTGGTAGGTTATGAGGTACATGAAGATACAAAGTCTAGGAAGGGAAGTATGGCGAAAAACAGATATACTGTATGA
- the LOC137387584 gene encoding uncharacterized protein, with amino-acid sequence MRLKSCLTAFRDFQHCLKHKPPLILFTVGLLILSFSFVGIYGFIRDNTLIRDYNFRTNWGEFLTSLTAISWSPDSQCVKKVSSLPEPPFRNLKNEVYISVNVDNPEFEIKPGVVYQSTIWKERILPKELLEKRKHNVTVSFSCITNNQSGCSVVATGSNTGQMALCLNISSDTEFLSPRLKLPDLCIPSSGEIVKIYACDKTPSSNFHTSYTNSSQHLEMYLDHADKEKVCRRLLTTSSVMFTIVAMIIIYSFIKRRNHASLEETSTLNLLPVDTEGRRSSIPMQE; translated from the exons atGCGGCTGAAATCCTGCTTAACGGCCTTTCGGGATTTTCAACACTGCTTAAAGCACAAGCCCCCTCTGATTTTATTTACTGTAGGACTCCTTATACTCTCTTTTTCATTTGTCGGCATATATGGATTCATACGAGACAACACATTGATCCGTGACTACAATTTTCGAACA AATTGGGGTGAGTTTTTGACCAGCCTCACAGCTATTTCATGGTCTCCAGATAGCCAATGTGTTAAAAAAGTCAGCAGCCTTCCTGAGCCTCCCTTCAGAAATCTTAAAAATGA GGTCTACATTTCTGTGAACGTCGATAATCCAGAGTTTGAGATTAAACCAGGTGTGGTATATCAGAGCACCATCTGGAAGGAAAGGATTCTGCCAAAAG AGCTTCTAGAAAAAAGGAAACATAATGTAACAGTTTCCTTCAGCTGTATCACCAACAACCAATCAGGGTGTTCGGTGGTGGCAACCGGAAGTAATACTGGTCAGATGGCCCTCTGTCTCAACATATCTTCAGATACGGAGTTCCTCTCCCCACGGCTCAA ACTACCAGATCTTTGCATCCCTTCATCAGGTGAAATTGTGAAAATCTATGCCTGTGATAAGACTCCATCTTCTAACTTCCATACATCCTATACAAACTCCAGCCAACATTTGGAAATGTACCTCGACCAT GCAGATAAGGAAAAGGTCTGCAGACGTCTTTTAACCACAAGCTCAGTGATGTTCACAATAGTAGCTATGATCATTATATATTCATTCATCAAGCGACGCAATCACGCAAGCCTGGAAGAGACATCAACCCTCAACCTGCTGCCAGTTGATACAGAGGGGAGACGATCCTCTATTCCTATGCAGGAATAG